Within Vigna unguiculata cultivar IT97K-499-35 chromosome 2, ASM411807v1, whole genome shotgun sequence, the genomic segment aagcaaaatatattttatctcatCCATGGGAAATATATTACTACAATccccttttattttttcaatcctTGACTCAATCATGATTGACATAATGTTCAACTCCATCAACATTATTcatacacaaaaaatatatatatactcatttTACATGATAAGTTACTCTCCAATTCTTTATACCTAACacttgtataaaaaaatatactacatATTACAACCACAACACTCCTAGTTCTTTTGTAAAATAGATAATCCATAACTTAGTGTTCTGAAGGGGTATTTTTATGATGAAAACATAAATGACAATTTTTAGAATatgtaattcaaaattaatcactaattacATAATACATGTTCTATAAGAGTTTCTTTTCATAGTTCTAGAATTCTTAAGCTAACTTTTTGGATTGGGTGTTCAAGATTTATAACAATGGTGTATGTTTGTTAGAACATTCAATAATGAATAAGCATTTTGAAGAACACATTGCGTGTAACACGGGCAAACGTTATGTTTATGTAGCAAACTGTTAAACcactttttctttattgtttatcttatttaaatttatcttatcaTTGTATAAGCATTCAATTAGATATTTGGTTAAACTCGTAAAAATAACTTATGActtctatatttttcttaaaacaaaaatgatgacTTCTTCGTAGTTTCTTTTCAATTTACCTTAACATATTTAATTGTGAGAAAGAGCATGAAAGTtcataaaaataagtataaatttatatgtaatgAGTTTTAGTTAAATAAGTCCttaattatatgttataaaatcctttttaaattttttaagatataCAATTTGACAATTATAGTGAAATACTGTTTCTTAGActattgaaaggaaaaaaaaaaaaaatccgtaaaataaatttaattttatttaaagtgaaatttccctccaaaaagttttttttttttcctttattgttttactttttttcttggATAGAAGGGTTTAAGACTGGTTTTGGTTTGAGCACACATAGTAGAGAAGAGAACTCACAGAAGAAGATGATTATCCCCGTTCGTTGTTTCACCTGCGGAAAGGTCTCTTTTCATCCCAAATGCTGAATTTTTTTGTAATCAAAATGTTTTTACCTTGACTTTAGGGTTTAGTGTGTTTGTTTATTAATGCTCAATTTGTACCGTTTTCTCCTATTTAGGTCATTGGAAACAAATGGGATTCCTATTTGGACCTTTTGCAGGCAGATTACAGTGAAGGGTCGGTACCCTAATTCCTCTcactttttatcaattttttatgtgtttaCTTATCTGATTATAGGATTTTATCTACATGAATAGCCTTTTATTTTGAAGGATTATACTTCTTTGAAATTTGTTCTGTATCTGGTTTCTGTTGAAGGGATAGAGGTGTGCTAAGACCTTGTGCTTACTTGTGAAGTTGTTGTTCGACTTGTTAGTGTCTCAAAATCCgtgtttgtgtgtgtatgtTTTCTATCttgtattttgaatttcattgtGGCTGGAATATATGGGGTaagattttttatattgaagcaTGATTCGTCTCTGGGTGGAAATCGTAGGTAAGAAGTATGAACATAAATAATCTGTATTGTTGGTATTGTACCTTAAATTTTCACTTTGTGTAGTAAATATTGTGGATGAGCTTGGTGCTgtgtaaaaaaatgtatttttcatcttgTGTTTATGCAAATAGATTGTAGGCTTGTAGGGTAAATAAATTTGTCTTCCTGTCATGTACATGTTTTGTATTTGTAGGTTCTGATTCTTTTGCCGTAGCTTTAATTGCTGGGTATTTAAACGGCAGAATTGATACTCATTTCATTTCGTTTTCTATCTTTTTTCCATTTCAACATGCATTTATATTCATGTAACATGTCTAGCTTAGCTGCAAATAATCTTGTTGAGACTTCTTAATGAGCTGATAGCTCATGTTCCATCTTCTCGTACCCCTTCCCCCCAAAAAAAATCAGAGAAACGTTATATCTATATGTACAACAATATTTTAGTGTATCTCTCTCTCTCCTGTACTTCATTTATTAGATGCCACAATGATGGAGAGAGATatacacaaaaaataacatCGTATGTGATACACAtctcaaaaagaaaagaaactgtTAAGAAATTTAAGTGATAAGCACAGATGTAGACCCAGCTCTTATTGCCCTATTTTCAAGATAAGAAAAGGTCATACATTAAGAATGTAATTAGAATTTGGCATAACTTATCAAAAAGtattactatattttataatatttctctTCCTGAACTGCATCCTTTGAGGTATATAGGGTTCCATATTGTAGATTTTGGGATACTCGATTCCCTAATAGAATTTTAGTGTCTCTACAAAGACCAGTTTTGATGTTTCAATAGTGATGTATTGCAGAGATGCACTGGATGCTTTGGGACTGGTTCGATATTGTTGTAGGCGCATGCTTATGACCCATGTTGATCTCATTGAGAAGTTACTAAATTACAACTGTAATTCCTGTTCCCTCGATTAATCTTTTTGGTGTTTTAATTTTCCTATATCATTTACTTTGTATTGATCATACATTTGTTTGTAGCTCTGGACAAATCTGATCCCAGTTAAGAAGACTTGAGGAATAACGAATGAGCAAGATGTTTCACTTGCATTCCATTCTCTCTGGGcatgtatcaatttttttttttccttttttgaattgttttgcTACAAGCTGCTCATGGTTGTGTTCTTGTTCAGGGTTATCTGTTCTATATGATAGGGTATGTTAAGTACTTTTAGTCATTGTAAGGAAAAACTGTATTTTGATGTTAATAGTTCATACAATGATATGTAAAATTTAGAAGACTCActtgtttttcttaaatatctGATAATTGGATTCCAATGCATGtcctaaatttatgtttataaatattgCTACACAGACTTACTCTGCATACTGAGTTTATGTAAAAACTAACCTTGAAAATTTCACCCCAAATGATAACAGAGAGTATCAGAACGGCCCTTATCAACACAAGCACTAACACCAATTATGTTTAAATTGATAGTTTCTAATTTGTGAGACCGTTTTTATTGTAGATTTTCAACAAAGATTTTAAGCATAAAATCTATTATGTACAAGAGTTTTCACTAGAGATAAGATTTTCATTATAGAGAATGAGTTTTTCTACAAGAATTTTCAATATCTctataatgattaaaaaaaagtattatattttaaattctctttatttaaaaaaattatgttggaTCTACAAAAAgttacttaaaattttaaaccgatgtttcttattattaaaacaaaaatttgaatgagattttatatctaattatattaattataaagtttCGTGTTTTCCTTATTCTTATTAGTTcgttataattaatattttttatcaataattaaaggagatttcgattttttttatatattattgaattttaatttttgtttttattactttttaaaagaaattgtgatgtattttttattttgatgctGTCATGTAAACACTTTAGGTAACACTTAAGCAGTGAAGTAATTTAGATCATTTTTCTagaccaaaaaaaaaatgagaagcaaaatattaagaaaattattggggagaaaaatatttttttaaagttgttagacatcaaaattagatttaaatctaattaattttagaaattggTAACATGTATGATAATATATGGATTTTTATCTAGTTTAGAATAGATAAACTATTATTGTTTGGTTAAGCATTTGTTTCTAgtcagaataatattttttaaaaatccaattttcaTTTGCAGtagcaaaaaacaaaaatacatttgTGGTCAAGAAGACTAATTAATGGAGCTGTCAGATAAAACTATCAATTTAATCACTTCTCAAAGTCTCAAATTGTGAACTCTTAATCCTACTTAATTCATTTTCATTACCAAGAAAGAACATCTTTTCTTCATTTGGGAAAATGATTTAGAGGCAACCTTAATGTTAAGACACAAAACAGGTCTCTTGTCATGTCACAAAAACTGAACTTTCTTCACTCAAATGCTGTCCTTTCAAACATGGAGTTCCTTTGGACCTTTCTTCCACGGAAACCTTCGCCATCTTCTTCATTCACCTGAAAGTTTCACACAATGGTGAAGTATTAAGTAGGCTCAAAGATGCATCTGCATTACTCTAGAATAGTTAACACACATAAAAAACAGTGTCAGCAATTGAATAACTCCTTTGTGACTTTGTGTTAAAGTTACTGTGTTGTCTTATTTAGAATAACTCCATTTAGCTAAAATTTTAATGCATTCTGCATACTTTTAGAATACCATGTTAATCAAAATCTTATACTGATCATAATTTACAGAGAATCTACAAAAAATTCTAGTAAACAGTTCAATGTATCAGTGTCACACAAATTGGCAACCACCATGAGGATAAGTCTTTGTGGTATTGAATGAATGGAGCCTACTTCTACTGTTCCtgtgatatgaaagaaaagGACATGCAATTTCTAAACACAGATGCAGTGTCCTACCAAAGAATCTCTTCTTAATAACTACTTTTAATAAGCTAAAACAATCTGTTTCAGATATGAGAGAAGCATTTGTTTTTAATGAAGAAATTGGTGAGTTTTTCAAAACTGTTATGGTTTTACCTCAGCATCAGGAGGGTCCACTTGGGAGTCAAGATCCACAACTTGATCTGTCTGGCTACAGCTTTCTTGATCATCTCCTTTGCACTGAGTTGGGGGAAAATTGGCCCACTGAAAATGACAAATATTTTCAAGATAAAGCTTAAGAAAATCACCAACTTTTTTATAAGACTACCAAATTTGCAAAAGTTGAACCAAAAAGCAGCTTAAGAAATTAGACCTTACATTTTTTGCAGCAGTACTAAATGCTTCTTTGTGAGCCATGTCAGGGTTTTCAGCCTTTAGCCTTTTAATCTCTTCTCTGCATTAAACTAGCACTCTCATTAGAATTCAAACTTTGAACTATGAGTGCTGTAATACAACTTTGTTCATTGAATCATTACTTGATGAAGCAGTTATAAGCTGATGGCGTTCGCTGTCTCTTTTCTGGAGCTGCACACAATCCAtggataagaaagaaaaaaagaagcaatttTCAGTGAAGTATGAGTACAAAAAACCTTGCTTTAAACTCAATAACCCATATCTTACGTACGTTTATTCACAATATTACTCATTGGAATGAGATCCTCTTCCTCACAATCAGAATAGGTCATGAGGGATGCACTGTGGCTGTTCAAAGTCTTGTTACCATCGTGTTGTTCTGGACTACTTTCTTTTGGCTGCAGAAGAGTAAAGACAGCGATCACAAATGCTTTTTCagaaagaaaatcaaacaaaatgatgcaaataattaaaaagatgagTATGTGGGTCATTGGATTCACTCCAACAACACACAAAGGAAACAGACATAGAATTGGAAGGGTAAGCTATCACCTCAAGATGACTAAGAGATGCTAAAAGGTGGAAAGGGACAAAAGAAGCTTTCATCATGTTAACAGAAAGAAGGCTTGTGCAGTGACCACATCTTACTGTCACCACCATTGACAAACTGCTGCATGGAACACTCACCTGCATCTCaagttcaattcaaaacaaaaacaaaaaaatgagaTCAACAAATGAAGTTAGAAAATTTCACAGGTGTTTCCACCACATCCAATAGTCACATGAACTTGAGAGGTGAAGTTGAAATGACAAAAGAGTGCATTACCATTAATATAGTGGTGCAGAATCCGCATTGTACGTAACATATCTGTTCAGGAAGATCAAAAAGATGGTTCAGTGATGACATTTGTGAGTGTATAagagagaggaagagaaagaagagatagaaaaagatgAAGGTTTAGGTCTTTTGGGACAAGGAAGCATTTATAGTTGAAGATGGAGAGTCATAATGAATGATGATCTTACTTTAATGATTTGTGGAATGGGGTACTTAAGGTGGTTTTCATTGCCGGAAAGCACTCCAACATTGACGTTAAGGATGTGGAGAGTTTAATATTTTGAAGCCTTGTGTAGGGTGTAAAATTACAGGCACACCCTTGAGAAGAGggtttatgataattttatttcctGTTTGCATGAACATTATTTCTCACTGACAAACTTCTCCATAGGGTTGCAGTGGCCCAAAGTTCTATGGAACTTTGCAGAATGACTAATGTAACTTGTTTGTTTCATGTgttgttttctcttttattgacactcctacctctctctgtcctagatgaaaatgaaagtgcAGAAAAAACTTGCATTGTGGAAGGGAGAGGAAGTTTCCACAAAGACACGTAGAGAAGGTAATGAGTCATCTTAGGATTTGTCTTTCCTGAATGACAGCAAAAGAAATAGACCAATGAAAAAGGATCCTCCCCTCTTTCTGTGCTCTCTTTGACATCTGTCTTTCCCATCTATTTTTGTTTCGCTTTGAGCCAAGATTCTGCATTAACCACATTCATTTCATTCAAACTTTTCCTGCTCTTTCTTTAACTCCCTTCCATGTGACTGCACATGAGTTGGTCTTAGTTTCCCAGAACCAACACTCAATACTCATTCAGCAAAATCAAAAACTACCACAAACAAGCTTTTAGTTTGTcatgtgataataaattaaagattcCACATGATATAACTGGATCCAAACTTCACCTTATAAGTTGTGTTTGTAAGGTTGTGTTAGATTTAAAGTCCACTATTTAACATGATATCAGATTCATGTTTTAGAGTCTATCCTAACGAAATATGTTGTTTGTTGAACCTATTGTGCCACGTGCTATCAGATTACTTATACTACTTATTAACATCTAGCTTCATGCTCAAGATGCATATGTCTCAGCGTGAATGGATGTGTTGGAGATCCTATATTGATAAGGCAATTTCATAATACATAAGTGGATACTAACTTCACCCTACAAACCGGTCTCACAAGGTTGAATTAGACTTAGAGTTTACTTCTTAACAAGCAACGTAGATGATGATGTGGTTGCAATTGTCATAAATGAAAATGTTGGTAGAAATCTCCAGCAACTATTTTTAATAACCTTTACAAGTATACTATGCTCCTCAAAATATCAATGCGCTTTGAAAGTGGGAGTTGGAAAGCTAGTATGAAGATAATATTGACAAAGAGATTTTGGTAAATATGAGATTGACAAAGAATTGGTTCAACATGTCTGAAAGTGGATTAGATTTTGTTCCATGGACGTCAAGAGtggaaattttaaattttaatatgaaaattggCCTTACAATGTTATTGCAGACAACTAACTTTGGAAATCCTATTCCTATATGCCTAGTCTTAGAAAATGGGGTGATAATGACTATATCTTTCCACTAACCACCAattgtttgaaaatcttttacATGTTGTGATCAATAGCCATGTCCTACATACAAAATGAACGGAAGCTGTTTGGTAGGTAGGAATCAAGTACCGAAGAATGAAGATATACTTCTCCAATATCTGCATTatttttaagtcatttttataACCTGTGAAGATGTTTTTGTCTCCTTGCAATTATACTCTCATTTTTTAGCCACTctctatagtttatattttgcCCTTTTCTGCTTTGAAGATTGTCTCAACCCTGAGAGATGACCCTGTTTGTTTCATCTTACTCTACTCTAAAGCTCATCAGTAACTCACCAAAATGAGTTTGGCCAACCCCTTTCATGTAACCagaaaaaatccaaaaaatgaAATGATCTCAGTACAAAAgttgaatttggattctctgctGAGTTTATCTGTATATCTCTTCCGTCGTgctttcaaaatatttcaaaatatactaatggtcattgattttgatgttttaaaattaatatatcaatatcattattatattttgaatgcTGAGCaaagatcaataaaaaaaatccatcagAGAATCTAGACTCGTATAAATCTCATGAAGAAGTAATATTGATATTTCATTTGACAAGCAAAAGCATAACCAAGTGATTGTGCAGCAAGAACAAGAAGCTTCTTTGTCCATGACATCATCTATCTGAAGATGGCAACTTCTGCTGGCACTTTGAATGAGAAAAAaagtgataaatttttttaatatgtaaagcTGTCATTGCATTTTGATGCACTTAAGGAAAAAAGGGTTGGAGCCCTTGACACACGGAAACTTTTGGTTTGTAAATGAAGGTGAGAAAAGAAGTTAAGCATAAAGCTAGAGAGCATTTTGATGGGAAAAATTACCACAAAGCAAGAGAGTAAATTGAGCTTTTCAGCACACACATGATCAGAAGCCGAAAAGGGTATCTCATAATTGTGAGATGTAGTTGTTCAACATCAAGAAAGGGACTAAGTGTATTTGAAGCCTTGAAATTTGAACTAAAACGGGTGAGTCAAATATCAGATCATTAAGCCTTATATGAGGTGTCACTGTTGTCAATTGAAGTTGGATCAAATCTTCCACCTACCCTTTTCATTCACAAAGATAACATTTATTTAGTTACATGTTTCTTTGTTTACAAGAATGAAATTAATGTtccctcattttttttttttgttttgtctgGTTTATGTTCATCATTTTGCCTTTAAGTTTGGGTGTGCTTTAGATTATACATAGGAAATGCTGTAAGTGTAAACTAATACTAACCTATTCATGGCAAAAGATTGTCAAAATTATTCTCTTGccctaaaaaaatatgatagagTTATTTTAGAGAGTGAAGACAAAGCCAGAAGCATTGCAGACTGAGGGTAGTGAAGTGGCATTGGCCTCTCTTGGGTGGAAATGCTCTCTCCCTTCgtcaaggtttttttttttttttaattaaaaattagtttaaaaaattaattctttttaatacattattattgaaaattatgcttatctttactttttattatgatgaaaaaaaattataattataactataaaaataatataacatttttttataaatttattatacataaattttccttattttgtagtaatttatttttattactttcacttaAATCCACTTATTGATATGAGAAGTTTGATGCAGATTTAATTGAAATGTGGACTTACGAAATTTTAAgagttatataattataacatgAAATATTACGGGTcgtataattataatataaaatattatagacGTTGAAAATTTGCAAAGattgtgaaaatatgaaaaatataaaatatgtaatagatataagaaatatattatataaaggaacttgtcattttaaatatacaaaacaTTTACGTTATTTCGATATTGATTTcctaattctaaaataataactaatttctataaaataataatataaaaacaccAATTGATTAGATTTTTTCATACTGAGGACAAATACATTGATGTATTATTTAAACACTAAATTGAAGTAGTAACATAAACACTTACGCGATAAATGTGTTCGATGTTTTACTATGAtatcattaaatttaatatttatattaatttatataattaataaagttattATCGTTTTCTATAtactttgaataaaaaataatattaaagaaaaaaatataaattacatattttcgtaaaagagaaaaaaaatatataactgaaCTGCGTGGAAGCATATTAATGATAAAGAAGGATAAGATGAATggacttggaaagataaagaatgTACATAAACTATAAAATCtatagaaaaatacaaaattcctGTATtgaaaaaaactcatatttgtGCAAAATGTTATGGAATGTAAAGATAACTCTTTGTACAATTTTTTGCTTGGAAGACAATCATGAACAACGTACCAACAAAGACAAATCTTAAAAGGAAAGGAGTACAATTAAGTGATGTAATTTGTATTGTGTCGGTTGGAAGAAGAGACTAATACACATATATTTCTTACCTGTAATCTAGCCATAAGATTTGGAACATGTGTAGCAAATGGGTATAAGTGAGTACATCACATCATAATCAACTAaagaattacttttttatttactgACCCTTAATAGTAAAGGAAATAGGTTATGGAAGGGTGTATGGTTTGTAGTTATAAAGAATATATGAgatcatataaataatatagtgTTTAGGCAAGGAAAGCAGATGcagatgaatttttttctttagcaCAATTAAATGTTTGGGCTTGGATGAAACATAAAATTggtaatgttaattttttctattctaACTGGATCCATTCTTTGCCCAATTGAATGCACTCAATCTGtcacaaaaaatataagtttgcAGTTTAACCTGGTTGGACTTTTAGTCTGGAGTTATATTTGTCTTTTGCAATAAATTTGT encodes:
- the LOC114166288 gene encoding axial regulator YABBY 4-like, with amino-acid sequence MSSLNHLFDLPEQICYVQCGFCTTILMVSVPCSSLSMVVTVRCGHCTSLLSVNMMKASFVPFHLLASLSHLEPKESSPEQHDGNKTLNSHSASLMTYSDCEEEDLIPMSNIVNKPPEKRQRTPSAYNCFIKEEIKRLKAENPDMAHKEAFSTAAKNWANFPPTQCKGDDQESCSQTDQVVDLDSQVDPPDAEVNEEDGEGFRGRKVQRNSMFERTAFE
- the LOC114174164 gene encoding DNA-directed RNA polymerase subunit 10-like protein, which codes for MIIPVRCFTCGKVIGNKWDSYLDLLQADYSEGDALDALGLVRYCCRRMLMTHVDLIEKLLNYNSLDKSDPS